From Amycolatopsis sp. YIM 10, the proteins below share one genomic window:
- a CDS encoding APC family permease, which translates to MSESLKRRLGTGDAVFIGLGSMIGAGVFVAFAPAARAAGSGLLIGLAIAAVVAYCNATSSARLAALYPSSGGTYVYGRERLGEFWGYLAGWGFVIGKTASCAAMAIAVVSYAAPGLGQPWRGAFAAAVVLAVTALNYRGVQRSTLAMRVIVSVTLTVLAAAVVAIFAAGDPQPANLRLSTGGVLEAAGLLFFAFAGYARIATLGEEVRDPARTLPRAVPLALGITLVVYAVLAVALLLQLGPAALAASTDPVAQAVPAWLSPVVRVSAALAALGALLALVLGVSRTTLAMARDGHLPRGLAAVHPRFGVPHRAEVTVGVVVAALAAVADLRTAIGFSSFAVLVYYAIANASAFTLGRVVGGVGLAGCVVLAFSLPLASVLAGAGVLALGALAYLVLSKRDSAAA; encoded by the coding sequence GTGAGCGAAAGCCTCAAGCGACGGCTCGGCACCGGCGACGCGGTGTTCATCGGGCTCGGTTCGATGATCGGGGCCGGGGTTTTTGTCGCCTTCGCGCCCGCCGCCAGGGCCGCCGGGTCGGGACTGCTGATCGGGCTCGCCATCGCCGCGGTGGTCGCCTACTGCAACGCGACCTCATCGGCCCGCCTCGCCGCGCTCTACCCGTCTTCCGGCGGCACTTACGTCTACGGGCGCGAGCGGCTCGGCGAGTTCTGGGGTTACCTGGCCGGTTGGGGCTTCGTCATCGGCAAGACGGCGAGTTGCGCGGCGATGGCGATCGCCGTGGTCAGCTACGCCGCGCCCGGTCTCGGCCAGCCGTGGCGCGGTGCGTTCGCCGCCGCGGTCGTGCTGGCGGTGACCGCGCTGAACTACCGCGGTGTGCAACGGTCCACTTTGGCCATGCGGGTGATCGTGTCGGTCACGCTGACCGTGCTCGCCGCGGCCGTGGTGGCCATCTTCGCCGCCGGTGACCCGCAACCGGCGAACCTGCGGCTGAGCACCGGCGGGGTGCTCGAAGCAGCCGGGCTGCTGTTCTTCGCCTTCGCCGGGTACGCGCGGATCGCCACGCTCGGCGAGGAGGTCCGCGACCCCGCGCGCACGTTGCCCAGGGCCGTGCCGCTGGCGCTGGGCATCACGCTTGTCGTCTACGCCGTGCTGGCGGTCGCGCTGCTGCTGCAACTCGGGCCCGCCGCACTCGCCGCCTCGACGGATCCGGTGGCGCAGGCCGTTCCGGCGTGGCTTTCCCCGGTGGTGCGGGTCAGCGCCGCGCTGGCCGCGCTCGGCGCGCTGCTCGCGCTGGTGCTCGGCGTCTCGCGGACCACGCTGGCGATGGCCCGCGACGGCCACCTGCCGCGCGGGCTCGCCGCCGTGCACCCACGCTTCGGCGTGCCGCACCGCGCCGAAGTCACCGTCGGCGTGGTCGTCGCCGCGCTCGCCGCGGTGGCCGACCTGCGCACGGCGATCGGCTTCTCGTCGTTCGCCGTGCTGGTCTACTACGCCATCGCGAACGCGAGCGCGTTCACCCTCGGCCGCGTGGTCGGCGGCGTCGGCCTGGCCGGGTGCGTGGTGCTCGCGTTCAGCCTCCCGCTCGCGTCCGTGCTCGCCGGGGCCGGGGTGCTGGCCCTCGGCGCGCTCGCCTACCTTGTTTTGTCCAAACGGGACAGTGCGGCCGCGTAG
- a CDS encoding GntR family transcriptional regulator, translated as MPETSNTQPPASGGGPVRDGIPEHGRIPRYYAVKVELLGLIAELGEGAALPTERELGERFDVSRATIRQAVGELVLEGRLSRRQGSGTFVAGPKLVQPLALVSYTEGLRQQGIRPGRTLITLETVPAGADLGAELRIARDDRVVHIERVLLADAERVGLESTYLVADRFPGLLEIFDPAESLYACLRDHFDVRFGGADERLETVLTTPREALLIGTNPALPMLLMHRVSWGPDGRPFERVRSLFRGDRLSFTTRLTP; from the coding sequence GTGCCTGAGACTTCGAACACCCAACCACCGGCGAGCGGGGGCGGGCCGGTGCGTGACGGCATCCCCGAGCACGGCCGGATCCCGCGGTACTACGCGGTGAAGGTCGAGCTGCTCGGGCTGATCGCCGAACTGGGGGAGGGCGCCGCGCTGCCCACCGAACGCGAACTCGGCGAGCGGTTCGACGTCTCGCGGGCGACGATCCGGCAGGCGGTGGGGGAGCTGGTGCTGGAGGGGCGGCTGAGCAGGCGGCAGGGCAGCGGCACCTTCGTCGCCGGGCCGAAGCTGGTGCAGCCGCTGGCACTGGTCAGCTACACCGAGGGGCTGCGGCAGCAGGGCATCCGGCCGGGGCGGACGCTGATCACCCTGGAAACCGTGCCGGCCGGGGCGGACCTCGGCGCCGAACTCCGCATCGCGCGCGACGACCGGGTGGTGCACATCGAACGCGTCCTGCTCGCCGACGCCGAACGGGTCGGCCTGGAGTCGACCTACCTGGTGGCCGACCGGTTTCCCGGCCTGCTGGAGATCTTCGACCCGGCCGAGTCGCTGTACGCGTGCCTGCGGGACCACTTCGACGTGCGCTTCGGCGGGGCGGACGAGCGGCTGGAAACGGTGCTGACCACACCGCGGGAAGCCCTGCTGATCGGCACGAACCCGGCGTTGCCCATGTTGCTCATGCACCGGGTTTCGTGGGGACCGGACGGACGGCCGTTCGAACGGGTGCGCTCCCTGTTCCGCGGGGACCGGCTCAGCTTCACCACCCGCCTGACGCCGTGA
- a CDS encoding TIGR03364 family FAD-dependent oxidoreductase, whose amino-acid sequence MRILIAGGGVLGTMHAWQAIERGHEVIQLDRELEARGASVRNFGLVWVGGRASGPELATALRARELWERIGAKVPDLGFRANGSLTVLRTEAELAVAAEVAGGSEAADRGFKLVDAEETRAINPALGGDYLGALWCERDAAVEPRTAQPALREYLTATGRYTWLPGREVRGLAELGVVDQTGEWHGGDVVLFCTGAALGGLVRELAGEIPVRRVRLQMAQTAPLGIPLTTSVADGDSLRYYPAYRGPALDRLNSTQPQPEIAAGHGMQLLMVQRRDGGLTIGDTHEYEEPFAFDVTEEPYDHLNAVALDLLGRPLPRIVRRWAGVYAQCADRERVVHRARVGANAWLITGPGGRGMTCSPAIAEETAAEVGL is encoded by the coding sequence ATGCGAATTCTGATCGCCGGTGGCGGGGTGCTCGGCACCATGCACGCCTGGCAGGCCATCGAGCGCGGTCACGAGGTGATCCAGCTCGACCGTGAGCTGGAGGCCCGTGGCGCGTCCGTGCGCAACTTCGGGTTGGTCTGGGTGGGTGGCCGCGCGTCCGGGCCGGAGCTGGCCACGGCCCTGCGCGCCCGCGAGCTGTGGGAGCGCATCGGCGCCAAGGTGCCCGACCTGGGCTTCCGCGCCAACGGCTCCCTGACCGTGTTGCGCACTGAAGCCGAGCTGGCCGTCGCCGCCGAAGTAGCCGGTGGGAGCGAAGCGGCGGATCGCGGGTTCAAGCTGGTCGACGCCGAAGAGACGCGTGCGATCAACCCAGCGCTCGGCGGCGACTACCTTGGCGCGTTGTGGTGCGAGCGCGACGCGGCCGTCGAGCCGCGCACCGCGCAGCCCGCGTTGCGCGAGTACCTCACCGCGACCGGCCGCTACACCTGGTTGCCCGGTCGCGAGGTCCGCGGGCTCGCCGAACTCGGCGTGGTCGACCAGACCGGCGAGTGGCACGGCGGCGACGTGGTGCTGTTCTGCACCGGCGCCGCCCTCGGTGGCCTGGTCCGCGAGCTGGCCGGGGAGATCCCGGTGCGCCGCGTTCGCCTGCAGATGGCGCAGACCGCCCCGCTCGGCATTCCGCTCACCACTTCGGTCGCCGACGGCGACAGCCTCCGCTACTACCCGGCCTACCGCGGTCCCGCGCTCGACCGGCTCAACAGCACCCAGCCGCAGCCCGAAATCGCCGCCGGGCACGGGATGCAGCTGCTGATGGTGCAACGCCGCGACGGCGGCCTGACCATCGGCGACACCCACGAGTACGAGGAACCGTTCGCCTTCGACGTCACCGAGGAGCCCTACGACCACCTCAACGCCGTGGCGCTGGACCTGCTCGGCCGCCCGCTGCCGCGCATCGTGCGCCGCTGGGCCGGTGTCTACGCCCAGTGCGCCGACCGTGAGCGGGTGGTGCACCGCGCCCGCGTCGGCGCCAACGCCTGGCTGATCACCGGACCGGGTGGTCGCGGCATGACCTGCTCGCCCGCGATCGCCGAGGAAACCGCCGCCGAGGTGGGCCTCTGA